From Dethiosulfovibrio faecalis, one genomic window encodes:
- a CDS encoding MOSC domain-containing protein — MSKIEAICISSKRQEPKRSVPCASFLFGGIDGDSHRGVSEREVSLLRSEDISAAESQAGFSFPPGALAENLIISGLPKDLPVGTELKIADVSLLLVERGKKPGEPHSYDYRGWCLLPDVGFFLKVVDEGIVRLGDEVSWNFSN; from the coding sequence ATGTCGAAAATCGAGGCTATATGTATTAGCTCCAAACGTCAAGAACCTAAGAGATCCGTCCCCTGTGCCTCTTTCCTGTTCGGAGGTATAGACGGAGATTCTCACCGAGGTGTCTCCGAGAGAGAGGTCAGTCTGTTGAGGTCGGAGGATATATCGGCTGCGGAGAGCCAGGCCGGATTCAGCTTTCCTCCAGGAGCCTTGGCGGAGAACCTGATAATTTCGGGGTTGCCGAAGGATCTTCCTGTAGGGACGGAGCTTAAGATAGCTGATGTCTCTCTTTTGCTTGTAGAGAGAGGAAAAAAGCCGGGAGAGCCCCATTCCTACGACTATAGGGGATGGTGTCTCCTTCCCGACGTAGGTTTTTTTTTGAAGGTCGTCGATGAGGGTATCGTGAGATTGGGAGACGAGGTTTCCTGGAATTTTTCGAATTAA
- a CDS encoding molybdate ABC transporter permease subunit → MIQSLIISLKVLVVDVPLLLIIGMSSGWLLAKKDFPGKPILETALMLPVALPPAVLGLYLLMALGSIPATRSMGLLFSFPAASIAALIPSMPLIISASRTGFLSVPNSLEEAARTMGKGEWQIFYRITLPLARKYILAGLALSSARALGDFGVTLMIAGNIPGRTQTLPLYIYSQVESLEFAKANAAAAVLACVGIASLLFVRRMEGQS, encoded by the coding sequence TTGATCCAATCGCTGATAATAAGCCTTAAAGTCCTGGTCGTAGATGTCCCCCTTCTCTTGATAATCGGTATGTCCTCGGGATGGCTTCTCGCTAAAAAGGATTTCCCAGGCAAACCTATTCTGGAAACAGCGCTAATGCTTCCGGTGGCGCTCCCTCCGGCAGTGTTGGGACTCTACCTGCTCATGGCGCTCGGCAGCATACCGGCCACGAGATCGATGGGATTGCTCTTTTCCTTTCCCGCCGCCTCTATAGCGGCCCTCATTCCGTCGATGCCTCTGATAATATCCGCGTCCAGGACCGGTTTCCTCTCCGTGCCCAACTCTCTGGAAGAGGCGGCACGGACCATGGGCAAGGGAGAATGGCAGATATTCTACAGGATAACCCTTCCTCTGGCACGAAAGTACATACTGGCCGGATTGGCCCTGTCATCGGCCAGAGCCTTAGGGGACTTCGGCGTTACACTGATGATAGCGGGGAACATACCGGGCAGAACGCAGACTTTGCCGTTGTACATATACAGTCAGGTCGAGTCTCTGGAGTTCGCGAAGGCGAACGCCGCGGCGGCTGTGCTGGCGTGTGTCGGTATAGCCAGCCTGCTTTTCGTGAGAAGAATGGAAGGTCAATCGTGA
- a CDS encoding ABC transporter ATP-binding protein: protein MTWLDASFRHSVGDFDLDVDISMEKEISVLFGPSGAGKSMTLRLLAGLIKPNGGGRLILGDRVLSDGNSWASPKTRKISMVFQDLALFPHMTAQRNVAFAMDDRMPRKEANKKAGRWLEKVGLNGKENLFPPQLSGGQRQRVALARSLASDPDLILLDEPFSALDTPLRRSLRRELKRLHRETSVPMIYVTHQIEDVCSLGDRIFLVKDGRITGKIRSKELLSGTGERWHSLGWGTTIEGTVVRGDGGMRFLWNGGKLMLPPSINEEGPASAFINPDNISLLYPGIPMDPIFSGNLVRGTVLERYIIGNVCHLHVDGGGTNWQLEFPSTSYTSLDTEEGSSVEMAVRPRNISIIFKNRRNLP from the coding sequence GTGACGTGGCTGGACGCATCCTTCAGACACAGTGTAGGAGATTTCGATCTAGACGTGGACATCTCCATGGAAAAGGAGATCTCGGTCCTCTTCGGACCCAGCGGAGCGGGGAAGAGCATGACCCTGAGACTTCTGGCGGGACTCATCAAGCCTAACGGCGGAGGCAGACTGATCCTTGGTGACAGGGTGTTGTCCGACGGGAATTCATGGGCATCCCCTAAGACGAGAAAGATCTCCATGGTGTTTCAGGATCTCGCCCTTTTTCCACATATGACAGCCCAACGAAACGTGGCTTTCGCCATGGACGACAGGATGCCCCGAAAAGAGGCGAATAAAAAGGCGGGTCGATGGCTCGAAAAAGTGGGATTAAACGGAAAGGAGAACCTTTTTCCACCCCAACTCTCCGGAGGACAAAGACAAAGGGTCGCCCTGGCCAGATCCCTGGCCTCCGATCCGGATCTGATCCTCTTGGACGAGCCCTTCAGCGCTTTGGATACCCCTCTCAGAAGATCTCTGAGAAGGGAGCTGAAAAGGCTTCACAGAGAGACCTCCGTTCCCATGATATACGTTACCCACCAGATAGAGGACGTCTGTTCGCTGGGCGACCGCATCTTTCTGGTAAAGGACGGCAGGATCACCGGCAAGATAAGATCGAAGGAACTGCTATCCGGAACGGGGGAGAGGTGGCATTCCCTGGGATGGGGAACCACTATTGAGGGAACGGTGGTGAGAGGCGACGGAGGTATGCGTTTTCTTTGGAACGGAGGGAAGCTAATGCTCCCGCCTTCGATAAACGAAGAGGGCCCGGCCTCCGCCTTCATAAACCCCGACAACATATCTCTGCTGTATCCGGGCATACCGATGGACCCTATCTTCTCCGGAAACCTAGTACGTGGGACGGTGCTCGAGAGGTACATCATAGGCAACGTGTGCCATCTACACGTTGACGGAGGAGGGACTAACTGGCAGCTGGAATTCCCTTCGACCTCATACACCTCTCTGGATACGGAGGAAGGTTCATCCGTGG
- a CDS encoding AbgT family transporter, with protein sequence MSRETTKKDGFFVKVIKGIEVAGNKLPHPFWLFMGLWAIVLALSAIFEGVSVQKPGTEDTVAIMNLLSHKGFDWSVKNMVKNFAGFPPLGLVLVMMIGLGVTTKSGFLENLMKNIAKVPEKFLIFAVFLFGICGNLASDAAIVIVPPLTGALFFSMRKNPIFGLVVGYGAVCAGFTANLFIAGTDLLLAGISTTAYQIVKPGAEVYPTANYFFMVVSTFVISGLASIFVSKFMMPSFGQWDEKFEHCQAAEEMQHGGGGFEVSEQENKAFRAAMIFTAVYWIGLISYAMVPGSILRDPVKDVLIPSPFIKGLVPILLLYFILVGVIYGKKAGTIKTAKELVSSMVEGVGGMASYIVIILPIANFIAAFSKSNMAIVMAVKLAEGLKNAGFTGFSLLVMIILFSTFVNLFITSGSTKWAFMAPVIVPMLYYLGYSPQLAQLLYRIGDSCTNSITPMMPYFPILLGFAAKYDKDAGIGTIVSRGIPLSIFFAVAWIALLAVWYFLNLPLGPGAGIFVG encoded by the coding sequence ATGTCTAGGGAAACGACCAAAAAAGATGGTTTTTTCGTAAAGGTCATTAAGGGTATCGAGGTAGCGGGAAACAAACTGCCCCATCCTTTCTGGCTGTTCATGGGCCTTTGGGCTATAGTCCTGGCTCTTTCCGCGATTTTCGAGGGTGTCTCTGTCCAGAAACCGGGGACGGAGGATACCGTGGCCATAATGAACCTGCTGTCACACAAGGGGTTTGATTGGTCCGTGAAGAACATGGTCAAGAATTTCGCAGGATTCCCACCTCTCGGGTTGGTCTTGGTCATGATGATCGGTCTAGGGGTTACCACGAAATCCGGATTCCTGGAGAATCTCATGAAGAATATCGCCAAGGTGCCGGAAAAATTCCTCATCTTCGCGGTTTTTCTCTTCGGAATTTGCGGTAACCTGGCCTCCGATGCGGCCATAGTAATAGTCCCCCCCCTTACGGGAGCTCTTTTCTTCTCCATGAGGAAGAACCCTATATTCGGTCTGGTCGTCGGTTACGGTGCTGTGTGTGCCGGTTTCACCGCCAACCTGTTCATAGCCGGTACAGATCTGTTGCTGGCGGGGATCTCCACTACCGCCTATCAGATAGTCAAGCCCGGTGCGGAAGTCTATCCCACCGCCAACTACTTCTTCATGGTGGTGTCCACCTTCGTGATATCCGGTTTGGCTTCCATCTTCGTCAGCAAGTTCATGATGCCCTCTTTCGGTCAGTGGGACGAGAAATTCGAACACTGCCAGGCGGCGGAGGAGATGCAGCACGGCGGCGGAGGATTCGAGGTGTCCGAGCAGGAAAACAAGGCCTTCCGGGCCGCCATGATATTTACCGCCGTCTATTGGATCGGTCTCATCTCTTATGCCATGGTGCCTGGCAGCATCCTCAGAGATCCGGTTAAGGACGTTCTGATTCCTTCGCCTTTCATAAAGGGCCTGGTGCCTATTCTGCTCCTCTATTTCATCCTGGTCGGGGTCATCTACGGCAAGAAGGCCGGAACGATAAAGACGGCAAAGGAGTTGGTCAGTTCTATGGTAGAGGGCGTGGGAGGTATGGCCAGTTATATAGTCATAATCCTGCCCATCGCCAACTTCATAGCGGCTTTCTCCAAGTCGAATATGGCTATCGTGATGGCGGTAAAACTGGCTGAGGGGCTTAAGAACGCCGGTTTTACCGGATTCAGCCTTCTGGTGATGATAATTCTGTTCTCCACTTTCGTGAACCTCTTCATAACCAGTGGTTCTACCAAGTGGGCTTTCATGGCTCCCGTCATAGTTCCGATGCTCTACTATCTCGGTTATTCTCCTCAGCTTGCGCAGCTTCTGTATCGTATCGGTGACTCCTGCACCAACTCGATAACCCCCATGATGCCCTATTTCCCCATACTCCTGGGTTTTGCCGCCAAGTACGATAAAGATGCCGGTATAGGGACGATCGTATCCAGAGGGATTCCTCTGTCGATATTCTTTGCCGTTGCCTGGATAGCTCTCTTGGCAGTGTGGTACTTCCTTAATCTGCCTCTCGGACCTGGAGCAGGTATCTTCGTAGGTTGA
- the modA gene encoding molybdate ABC transporter substrate-binding protein, whose product MKQSTKKNIISIVSIALFLFSTVPSTATDREIVAVAAGIAPCVEEVMTLYVSAGNEPLSIVKGPCGALAKQADADAPYGLILLSEPRWPKWMEDRDLLVDVHTFAIGQLVLWSPEAEKPNLSDLEKKTVAIPDPDTTAYGMAAQKHLQRLNMWDSLDRKKVLPAKSAPQAIITVKSGAAEWAFIPESAALKAGGSFTVMEGATLPQVGGLSPSAGVEAKKFWSFCRSSQTDPIWLKWGFALEKRN is encoded by the coding sequence GTGAAGCAGTCAACGAAGAAAAACATTATATCGATCGTCTCAATCGCTCTGTTCCTTTTCTCAACCGTGCCCTCTACAGCTACGGATCGGGAGATAGTGGCCGTGGCCGCCGGAATAGCACCATGCGTCGAGGAGGTCATGACGCTTTACGTATCGGCAGGGAACGAGCCTCTCTCCATCGTGAAGGGACCCTGTGGAGCTCTCGCAAAACAGGCCGATGCCGACGCACCGTATGGGCTTATACTGCTCTCGGAACCGAGATGGCCAAAGTGGATGGAGGATCGCGACCTTCTGGTAGATGTTCACACCTTCGCCATAGGACAACTGGTACTGTGGAGTCCCGAGGCGGAAAAACCGAATCTGTCCGATCTCGAAAAGAAAACCGTAGCCATACCGGATCCGGATACCACCGCCTACGGCATGGCTGCCCAAAAACACCTCCAGAGACTGAATATGTGGGACTCGCTAGATCGAAAAAAAGTCCTGCCGGCAAAGTCGGCCCCGCAGGCTATCATCACAGTAAAGAGCGGTGCGGCCGAGTGGGCTTTTATCCCCGAGAGCGCTGCTCTGAAGGCCGGAGGTTCATTTACCGTCATGGAGGGAGCCACTCTGCCCCAGGTAGGAGGTCTATCCCCTTCCGCCGGGGTCGAGGCAAAAAAATTCTGGTCTTTCTGCCGTTCCTCCCAGACCGACCCCATATGGCTGAAATGGGGGTTCGCTCTGGAGAAACGTAATTGA